In one Actinomyces trachealis genomic region, the following are encoded:
- the dnaA gene encoding chromosomal replication initiator protein DnaA, producing the protein MSDSATTQWRDACDILAATSGLGPGKLSIIRTTRAVDVDGTIVLIVGSAFARDVIAIQAYEQIKDALAQVLGHPVDVEVTVDTSLETAPAAWLATHPPRPEPPAPLVPRAPVTPVAVQASRDERMVPTASPVPLASTAATPAAGPSGTPLNPRYTFDTYVSGPSNNFAYATAVAVAEAPAKAYNPLFIYGGSGLGKTHLLHAIGHYARSLFPDIKVTYVNSEEFLSDFINSVGDQERIDGFKRRYRQVDILLIDDIQFLQGKEGTLEEFFHTFNALHTANKQVVLTSDQPPKALGGFEERLRSRFAEGLIVDVQPPDLETRTVILSKKARVEGLNLPNDVLDYIASRITTNIRELEGALIRVTAFASLTKQPVDRTLAEKVLKDIITDPGGEEITVPLIMAQTADYFGITIDELCSRKRSKTLVTARHIAMYLCRELTDLSLPIIGREFGGKDHTTVMNADKKIRTQMAERRETYNHVAEITSRIKQAAQVPRPA; encoded by the coding sequence GTGTCAGACTCGGCGACGACGCAATGGCGCGACGCCTGCGACATCCTCGCGGCCACCTCTGGCCTGGGGCCAGGCAAACTCTCGATCATCCGCACCACCCGTGCGGTCGACGTCGACGGCACCATCGTGCTGATCGTGGGCTCCGCCTTTGCCCGTGATGTGATCGCTATCCAGGCCTACGAGCAGATCAAGGACGCCCTGGCCCAGGTACTCGGCCACCCCGTTGACGTTGAGGTAACCGTGGACACCTCCCTGGAGACGGCACCAGCCGCCTGGCTCGCCACCCATCCACCCAGGCCGGAGCCCCCCGCCCCCCTCGTGCCGCGTGCCCCCGTCACCCCAGTGGCCGTACAAGCCAGCCGAGACGAGCGGATGGTACCTACAGCGAGCCCGGTACCGCTGGCCTCCACCGCCGCCACCCCGGCGGCCGGCCCCTCCGGCACGCCGTTGAACCCCCGCTACACCTTCGACACCTACGTATCCGGGCCTTCCAACAACTTTGCCTACGCCACCGCCGTCGCCGTCGCCGAGGCGCCCGCCAAGGCCTACAACCCCCTGTTCATCTACGGTGGCTCCGGACTAGGCAAAACCCACCTGCTGCACGCCATCGGCCACTACGCCCGCAGCCTATTCCCCGACATCAAAGTCACCTACGTCAACTCTGAAGAGTTCCTCTCCGACTTCATCAACTCCGTGGGAGACCAAGAGCGGATCGACGGCTTCAAACGCCGCTACCGGCAAGTGGACATCCTGCTGATTGACGACATCCAGTTCCTCCAAGGCAAGGAAGGCACGCTAGAAGAGTTCTTCCACACCTTCAACGCCCTACACACCGCCAACAAGCAGGTGGTCCTCACCTCCGACCAGCCCCCCAAAGCCCTCGGCGGCTTCGAAGAGAGGCTGCGCTCTCGCTTCGCGGAGGGTCTGATCGTGGACGTGCAACCACCGGACCTGGAGACCCGTACCGTCATCCTTTCCAAGAAGGCCCGGGTTGAAGGCCTGAACTTGCCCAATGACGTCCTGGACTACATTGCCTCCCGAATCACCACGAACATCCGGGAGTTGGAGGGCGCGCTGATCCGCGTGACTGCCTTCGCCTCCCTGACCAAGCAGCCAGTGGATCGCACCCTGGCAGAAAAGGTCCTCAAAGACATCATCACCGATCCTGGTGGCGAGGAGATCACCGTACCGCTCATCATGGCGCAGACGGCTGACTACTTTGGTATCACCATTGACGAGTTGTGCTCCCGCAAACGCTCCAAGACCTTGGTGACCGCCCGGCACATCGCCATGTACCTGTGCCGTGAGCTCACCGACCTGTCCTTGCCGATCATCGGACGGGAGTTCGGCGGCAAGGACCACACCACGGTCATGAACGCGGACAAGAAGATCCGCACGCAGATGGCCGAGCGGCGCGAAACCTACAACCACGTCGCGGAAATCACCAGCCGCATCAAGCAGGCCGCGCAGGTACCCCGCCCCGCCTGA